The Colias croceus chromosome 11, ilColCroc2.1 genome has a segment encoding these proteins:
- the LOC123695582 gene encoding histone acetyltransferase KAT8-like: MFYSRYSVIPYSFIEAMAKGQKESIERGDLPNPESRSTDNEDGESNQEQLLDIGEHYLVRRVDDSWRPAEIIQTRYNASESCYEYYVHYVGCDRRLDEWVPRHRIMSDRFDGCEQSSNNADLLLTDKSGRKITRNQKRKHDEINHVQKTYAEMDPTTAALEKEHEAITKVKYIDRIQFGKYEIDTWYFSPYPEEYGKQSKLFICEFCLKYMRLEKTFRYHIGDCPQRQPQGTEIYRKGTLAIFEADGKEHKLYCQNLCLLAKLFLDHKTLYFDIEQFMFYTLCEVDKHGAHLVGYFSKEKDSPEGNNVACILTLPPFQRQGYGKLLIAFSYELSRLEKVVGSPEKPLSDLGRLSYRSYWSYVILEVLSVTRGILSIKDLSQMTGIAPTDIITTLQVMNMVKYWKGQHVVCVTPKMVTEQLATSYFKKPRLTVDPTAIRWTPPSKQGPAAKSKK; encoded by the coding sequence ATGTTCTATTCTCGTTATAGCGTGATACCATACTCATTTATTGAAGCAATGGCCAAAGGTCAAAAAGAAAGTATCGAAAGGGGTGATTTACCAAATCCTGAATCCAGAAGTACAGATAATGAGGATGGGGAATCTAACCAGGAACAACTTCTCGATATCGGTGAACACTATTTAGTGAGGCGTGTCGATGACTCATGGCGGCCGGCTGAGATAATTCAGACGCGCTACAATGCTTCGGAATCGTGCTACGAATATTATGTGCATTATGTCGGATGTGATAGAAGATTGGATGAATGGGTTCCTCGCCACAGGATTATGTCAGATAGATTTGATGGGTGTGAACAATCGAGTAATAACGCTGATCTTTTGTTGACCGACAAATCTGGGCGCAAAATAACGCGCAATCAAAAACGCAAACATGATGAAATTAATCATGTTCAGAAAACCTATGCGGAAATGGACCCGACAACAGCTGCGCTTGAGAAGGAGCACGAAGCTATTACTAAAGTAAAGTATATTGATAGGATTCAATTCGGTAAATATGAGATCGATACCTGGTATTTTAGTCCTTACCCAGAGGAGTATGGTAAACAGTCAAAGTTGTTTATCTGCGagttttgtttgaaatatatGAGGTTGGAGAAAACATTCAGATATCATATAGGCGATTGTCCGCAGCGGCAGCCACAGGGGACTGAGATATACAGAAAGGGCACTTTAGCTATATTTGAAGCAGACGGCAAAGAGCACAAACTCTATTGTcaaaacttatgtttattgGCAAAACTGTTTCTGGACCACAAGACATTGTACTTTGACATTGAACAGTTTATGTTCTACACTCTTTGTGAGGTTGACAAACACGGGGCACACTTGGTTGGTTATTTCTCAAAAGAAAAGGATTCTCCAGAAGGCAACAATGTTGCTTGTATACTGACACTGCCACCGTTCCAACGTCAAGGATATGGAAAACTACTCATTGCTTTTAGTTATGAGCTATCAAGATTAGAGAAAGTGGTGGGCAGTCCGGAAAAGCCTTTATCGGATTTGGGTAGGCTGAGCTACAGGTCCTATTGGTCCTATGTTATTTTGGAAGTCTTGAGTGTAACAAGAGGCATTTTGAGTATAAAAGACCTCAGCCAAATGACAGGTATTGCGCCTACCGACATTATAACGACGCTACAGGTTATGAATATGGTGAAATATTGGAAAGGTCAGCATGTGGTCTGCGTTACCCCAAAGATGGTGACCGAACAACTTGCCACTTCATATTTTAAGAAGCCTCGTTTGACGGTGGATCCTACTGCCATTCGTTGGACGCCACCGAGCAAACAGGGCCCAGCTGCTAAGTCTAAGAAGTAA